The Thermosynechococcus sp. genome has a segment encoding these proteins:
- a CDS encoding ABC transporter substrate-binding protein produces the protein MWRKPFNTARLIGCNRRGWFALLLGFLSLLLIGCTTATQSEQPIELIFWHGVNPPPNRVVLQRLVDRFNARHPQIHVQALYVGQPDQQLPKILAAVVGNAAPDLLWYNPTITGQFVDLGALRPLDDWWQASPYRDQVSPALIPTMRYGGHYWSIPFATNNLGIFYRPSLFAAAGVKILPSTWQELEQVSQTLKAQGITPLLLPLGQGEFAVFTWLPFFWSAGGSLGETPETAHIDTPAAIAALEFWQRLRQEGLAILSAPERGYELDQFIRGEVAMQITGPWTLPQLQQSGVDFAVLPMPALQTAATALGGENLFVFRSTPQREEAALAFLNYVLSEEFQTEWALGTGYLPINERVCANDRYRAFVAQQPALRVFLEQMAAAQARPNFRGYARFSQTLGRAIESVLLGKLTPQAAVETAEQRWQLMRPR, from the coding sequence ATGTGGCGGAAGCCATTCAATACCGCACGATTGATCGGCTGCAATAGACGCGGCTGGTTTGCCCTACTGCTGGGTTTCCTAAGCCTACTGCTCATCGGTTGCACAACAGCGACTCAATCCGAGCAGCCAATTGAACTGATTTTCTGGCATGGGGTCAACCCACCCCCTAACCGTGTCGTACTCCAGCGTCTTGTGGATCGCTTCAATGCCCGCCATCCCCAGATTCATGTCCAAGCCCTCTACGTTGGCCAACCCGACCAGCAGTTGCCGAAAATTCTAGCCGCCGTGGTGGGCAATGCCGCCCCAGATCTGCTCTGGTATAACCCCACGATCACGGGGCAATTTGTTGATCTGGGGGCTCTGCGTCCCCTGGATGATTGGTGGCAAGCTTCCCCCTACCGTGACCAAGTCAGTCCTGCCCTGATACCAACCATGCGCTACGGCGGCCATTACTGGTCAATTCCCTTTGCTACCAACAACCTTGGAATTTTTTATCGTCCGAGTTTATTCGCCGCTGCTGGCGTTAAAATACTACCCAGCACATGGCAGGAACTAGAGCAGGTGAGCCAAACCCTAAAGGCCCAGGGTATTACCCCACTGCTCCTTCCCCTTGGTCAAGGGGAATTTGCCGTCTTTACTTGGTTGCCCTTCTTTTGGAGTGCCGGTGGCAGTCTCGGAGAAACGCCAGAAACCGCCCACATTGACACCCCAGCGGCGATCGCGGCCCTTGAGTTTTGGCAACGTCTGCGACAAGAGGGCTTAGCGATACTCTCGGCCCCCGAACGGGGCTATGAACTGGATCAATTTATCCGTGGCGAGGTGGCAATGCAGATTACCGGGCCTTGGACATTGCCGCAATTACAGCAGTCGGGGGTGGATTTTGCCGTCCTCCCCATGCCTGCTCTCCAGACTGCTGCAACTGCCCTGGGGGGTGAAAATCTCTTTGTTTTTCGCTCAACCCCCCAGCGGGAAGAGGCAGCGTTAGCCTTCTTGAACTACGTTCTCAGTGAAGAATTTCAAACGGAGTGGGCCTTGGGCACAGGGTATTTGCCCATCAATGAACGGGTGTGTGCCAACGATCGCTATCGGGCCTTTGTGGCACAACAACCCGCCCTCCGTGTCTTTTTGGAGCAGATGGCTGCGGCTCAAGCCCGCCCCAACTTCCGTGGCTATGCCCGCTTTTCCCAAACCCTTGGGCGAGCGATCGAAAGCGTTCTGCTTGGAAAATTAACCCCGCAAGCCGCAGTGGAAACGGCAGAGCAACGTTGGCAACTAATGCGCCCCCGTTAG
- a CDS encoding Rne/Rng family ribonuclease, whose amino-acid sequence MPKQIIIAEEHRLAAVFAEDQIQELIVATGTHQVGDIYLGVVENVLPGIDAAFVNLGDASRNGFIHVSDLGPLRLKRTAGAITELLAPQQKVLVQVMKEPTGTKGPRLTGNISLPGRYLVLMPYGRGVNLSRRITNDAERHRLRALGILVKPPGMGLLVRTEAEGVSEEAILEDLELLQRQWEAIQQQAASSRPPQLLGRDDDFIQKVLRDVYSSDVNRIVVDTPDGVKRVKQHLKNWNVNRPVGVLIDYHQEPIPILDYFRVNAAIREALKPRVDLPSGGYIIIQPTEALTVIDVNSGSFTSSATSRETVLWTNCEAATEIARQLRLRNIAGVIIVDFIDMDSRRDQLQLLEHFSKALRADKARPQIAQLSELGLVELTRKRQGQNIYELFGRPCSACGGLGHLVHLPGEPEDSPGEIVERSPLPRPPEPRRSLEARTEPNGFASSSLETQLINHPDYQAVGGIRPRSSRSSHPPTPRSPRRTSENGNGRKGATPPPETAPPPVVKVESRPPRPTRPSRSEPAEVITVTMTDQEQAVYAEMGISPLVLYPEEVKNPRGTIVMVARPGQDPLPLPQKTRPPASEGVPEEAPETADELPSPGVSTINVEPIPATALLNTSEPEVSEVRTEAESVGEASTPEASVPLGRRRRRRVTSSEQLSLDANA is encoded by the coding sequence ATGCCTAAGCAAATTATTATTGCCGAGGAACATCGGCTAGCGGCGGTCTTTGCCGAAGATCAAATCCAAGAATTAATCGTAGCCACGGGAACCCATCAGGTGGGCGACATCTACCTTGGCGTTGTTGAAAATGTCCTGCCGGGCATTGATGCTGCCTTTGTCAACTTGGGGGATGCCTCCCGCAATGGCTTTATCCATGTCAGTGACCTTGGCCCATTGCGCCTGAAGCGAACTGCTGGGGCAATCACGGAATTGCTGGCACCACAGCAAAAAGTACTGGTTCAGGTGATGAAGGAACCCACGGGCACCAAGGGGCCCCGGCTGACAGGAAATATATCGTTGCCCGGACGCTATCTTGTGCTGATGCCCTACGGTCGGGGGGTGAATCTATCGCGACGGATTACCAATGACGCGGAACGGCATCGGCTACGCGCCTTGGGTATTTTGGTCAAACCCCCAGGGATGGGGCTACTGGTGCGCACCGAGGCTGAGGGGGTCTCCGAAGAGGCCATTCTTGAAGATCTCGAACTCCTGCAACGGCAGTGGGAAGCGATTCAACAGCAGGCAGCCTCCAGCCGTCCTCCCCAGCTTCTAGGGCGGGATGATGACTTTATCCAGAAAGTGCTGCGGGATGTCTATAGCAGCGATGTCAACCGCATTGTGGTGGATACACCGGATGGGGTCAAACGGGTCAAACAGCACCTGAAAAATTGGAATGTCAATAGACCCGTGGGGGTTCTCATTGACTATCACCAGGAACCCATTCCCATTTTGGATTACTTCCGGGTGAATGCTGCCATCCGTGAAGCCCTTAAACCCCGCGTGGATTTGCCCTCCGGTGGCTATATCATCATTCAACCGACAGAGGCCTTGACGGTCATTGATGTGAACTCCGGTTCATTCACCAGTTCAGCCACCTCGCGGGAAACAGTACTGTGGACAAACTGCGAAGCGGCTACGGAAATTGCTCGCCAACTGCGACTGCGCAATATTGCTGGCGTGATCATTGTCGATTTTATTGACATGGATTCCCGCCGCGATCAGTTGCAACTGCTGGAGCACTTTAGTAAAGCCCTGCGCGCGGATAAAGCCCGTCCCCAAATTGCTCAACTCTCGGAACTGGGGCTGGTGGAGCTGACCCGCAAACGCCAAGGCCAAAATATCTATGAACTCTTTGGTCGTCCCTGTAGTGCCTGTGGTGGCTTGGGTCACTTGGTGCATTTACCCGGTGAACCGGAGGATAGCCCCGGCGAAATTGTTGAGCGATCGCCCCTGCCGCGTCCACCCGAACCACGTCGCAGTTTGGAGGCTCGCACTGAGCCCAACGGCTTTGCCAGTAGCAGCCTAGAGACCCAACTCATTAACCACCCTGACTACCAAGCGGTGGGGGGTATTCGCCCGCGTTCTTCCCGCAGTAGTCATCCTCCAACCCCACGCAGCCCTCGCCGTACCTCTGAAAATGGGAATGGCCGCAAGGGGGCTACCCCGCCTCCAGAAACAGCCCCGCCGCCAGTGGTTAAAGTGGAGAGCCGTCCGCCGCGCCCTACCCGTCCGAGCCGCTCTGAACCAGCGGAAGTGATTACCGTAACAATGACGGATCAAGAGCAGGCGGTCTATGCGGAGATGGGGATTTCACCCTTGGTTCTCTATCCTGAAGAGGTGAAAAATCCGCGGGGAACAATTGTTATGGTGGCACGCCCTGGCCAAGACCCCCTACCCCTACCCCAGAAAACAAGGCCCCCCGCTAGTGAGGGAGTGCCAGAGGAGGCCCCAGAGACTGCTGATGAGCTGCCCTCCCCGGGGGTCAGCACGATTAATGTTGAGCCAATTCCTGCCACCGCGCTGCTCAATACCAGTGAGCCAGAAGTGAGTGAAGTGAGGACTGAGGCTGAATCCGTTGGCGAAGCGTCCACCCCAGAGGCCTCTGTGCCCCTAGGTCGGCGGCGGCGGCGACGGGTGACCAGTAGCGAGCAACTCTCCCTTGATGCCAACGCCTAG
- the hpnH gene encoding adenosyl-hopene transferase HpnH — MGVHIKQAVEVATYIISQRLQGKKRFPLTLMLEPLFRCNLACSGCGKIQHPLEVLRKYLTPEECFRAVEECGAPIVAIPGGEPLLHPQIDEIVSGLVARRKFVYLCTNGILLEENLHRFKPSPYFSFSVHLDGLREWHDKCVARKGVFDTAVKAIKAAKAKGFRVTTNTTIFEGVDPKEIQEFFDFVSSLGVDGMMISPGYAYEWAPDQEHFLKREQTRALFREILAPYRAGQKKWNFNHNPLFLDFLVGEKDYECTPWGMPSYSVLGWQKPCYLLNEGHYKTWQELIENTDWEKYGHKSGNPKCRDCMVHCGYEATAAMDAFNPANMVKAASSLF, encoded by the coding sequence ATGGGAGTCCACATCAAGCAGGCAGTGGAAGTCGCAACCTATATCATCTCACAACGCCTACAGGGCAAAAAGCGCTTTCCCCTCACCTTGATGCTTGAGCCTCTCTTTCGCTGTAATCTGGCCTGTTCGGGTTGCGGTAAAATTCAGCATCCCCTTGAAGTCCTGCGCAAATATCTCACCCCCGAGGAGTGCTTCCGGGCCGTTGAGGAATGTGGTGCGCCAATTGTCGCCATTCCCGGCGGGGAACCCCTGCTGCACCCGCAAATTGATGAAATTGTCAGTGGCTTGGTAGCACGGCGGAAGTTTGTTTACTTGTGTACCAATGGCATTCTCCTAGAGGAAAATCTCCATAGGTTCAAGCCCTCCCCCTACTTTAGCTTCAGCGTTCACCTCGATGGCCTGCGGGAGTGGCACGACAAATGTGTGGCCCGTAAAGGGGTCTTTGACACGGCTGTCAAAGCAATCAAAGCGGCTAAAGCCAAGGGCTTCCGTGTCACCACTAACACGACGATTTTTGAAGGGGTGGATCCCAAGGAAATCCAGGAATTCTTTGATTTTGTCAGTTCCCTAGGGGTAGACGGCATGATGATCTCCCCCGGCTATGCCTACGAATGGGCACCGGATCAGGAGCACTTCCTGAAGCGGGAGCAAACCCGTGCCCTCTTCCGTGAAATCCTTGCCCCCTACCGTGCAGGTCAGAAGAAGTGGAATTTTAACCACAATCCCCTGTTCCTTGATTTCCTTGTGGGTGAAAAGGACTACGAGTGTACCCCTTGGGGCATGCCCAGCTATAGTGTGTTGGGTTGGCAGAAACCCTGCTACCTCCTCAATGAGGGGCACTACAAGACGTGGCAGGAACTGATTGAAAATACCGACTGGGAGAAGTATGGCCACAAAAGTGGCAATCCCAAGTGCCGTGACTGCATGGTGCACTGTGGTTATGAGGCCACTGCTGCCATGGATGCCTTTAATCCCGCCAATATGGTTAAGGCGGCGAGCAGTCTTTTCTAA
- a CDS encoding P-II family nitrogen regulator, producing MKKVEAIIRPFKLDEVKIALVNAGIVGMTVSEVRGFGRQKGQTERYRGSEYTVEFLQKLKVEIVVEDDQVDMVVAKIIEAARTGEIGDGKIFVTPVEQVIRIRTSEKDHEAV from the coding sequence TTGAAAAAGGTAGAAGCCATTATTCGTCCCTTCAAACTGGATGAAGTCAAGATCGCCCTTGTCAATGCGGGTATTGTCGGCATGACCGTCTCCGAAGTCCGTGGCTTTGGGCGGCAAAAGGGGCAAACGGAACGGTACCGTGGTTCAGAATACACAGTGGAATTTTTACAAAAGTTAAAAGTTGAGATTGTTGTTGAAGATGACCAAGTGGATATGGTCGTGGCCAAAATTATTGAAGCTGCCCGCACCGGCGAAATTGGTGACGGCAAGATTTTCGTCACCCCCGTCGAGCAGGTTATTCGCATTCGTACCAGCGAAAAGGACCACGAGGCAGTCTAG
- a CDS encoding R3H domain-containing nucleic acid-binding protein, whose protein sequence is MTADPIAAGCTWLEQALALAGFKTTVAVVESPLAGVVPGYWLEIDRQSLSAAQIESLLANNAQALDALQYLLNATLNLGRSREEQTAFTLELAGYRRARYRQLQEIAHQVAARVLDTGKPLEIRSLSAAERRVVHSLIKLESDRLETFSHGEEPDRRLVVQLAQGAEAKVAADPLQQV, encoded by the coding sequence ATGACTGCTGATCCAATTGCCGCGGGGTGTACATGGCTGGAACAGGCGCTTGCCTTAGCAGGCTTCAAGACAACCGTTGCCGTGGTGGAGTCGCCTTTGGCAGGCGTGGTGCCGGGGTACTGGCTAGAGATTGATCGCCAGTCCCTGAGTGCGGCGCAAATTGAGTCACTGCTGGCCAACAATGCCCAAGCCCTCGATGCACTGCAATATCTGCTCAATGCAACCCTGAATTTAGGGCGATCGCGGGAGGAGCAAACGGCTTTTACCTTGGAATTGGCGGGCTATCGCCGGGCCCGTTATCGCCAGTTGCAGGAGATTGCCCATCAGGTGGCGGCCCGAGTCCTGGACACTGGTAAACCTCTTGAAATTCGCTCCCTTTCAGCAGCGGAGCGGCGTGTTGTCCACAGTCTCATTAAGCTAGAGAGCGATCGCCTGGAAACCTTTAGCCACGGTGAAGAACCCGATCGCCGCTTGGTGGTGCAGTTAGCCCAAGGGGCTGAGGCCAAGGTGGCGGCTGATCCGCTGCAGCAGGTATAG
- a CDS encoding shikimate dehydrogenase translates to MPKISGQTRLLGVIGDPIEHTLSPAMHNAALEHLGLNYVYVPFWVKPQQLEGAIAGLEALNVVGFNVTLPHKETILPYLADVSDLAQQVGAVNTVYRSEKGWVGTNTDVHGFLAPLRQQPCQWSEMAVLVLGYGGAARAVVTACYNLGCRQIAISGRQRERLQAFVASWPQMSLHPVPWSERATVLEKISLVVNTTPIGMAPHPGATPLTAEDLAKLPATAIVYDLIYKPRPTLLLQLAMARGLQTFDGLAMLLHQGAAALEYWIGQPAPTAMMATALEAALGMEQ, encoded by the coding sequence ATGCCAAAGATCTCAGGTCAAACCCGGCTGCTGGGGGTCATTGGGGACCCGATTGAGCACACCCTCTCCCCTGCAATGCACAATGCTGCGCTGGAGCATTTGGGGTTGAACTATGTCTATGTGCCCTTTTGGGTCAAGCCACAGCAGTTGGAGGGGGCGATCGCTGGCCTAGAGGCCCTCAACGTCGTCGGCTTTAATGTCACCCTTCCCCACAAAGAAACCATCCTCCCCTATTTGGCGGATGTCAGCGACCTCGCCCAGCAGGTCGGGGCAGTCAACACCGTCTATCGCAGTGAAAAGGGGTGGGTCGGCACGAATACCGATGTGCATGGCTTCTTGGCACCACTGCGGCAACAACCCTGCCAATGGTCGGAGATGGCAGTTTTAGTCTTGGGCTATGGGGGGGCAGCGCGAGCCGTCGTCACTGCCTGTTATAACTTGGGCTGTCGGCAGATCGCTATCAGCGGTCGCCAAAGGGAACGGCTACAGGCCTTTGTGGCCAGTTGGCCACAGATGTCTCTCCATCCTGTGCCTTGGTCAGAGCGCGCCACGGTTTTAGAGAAAATCAGCCTTGTGGTCAATACCACTCCCATCGGTATGGCTCCCCATCCTGGCGCCACCCCCCTCACAGCCGAAGATCTGGCAAAATTACCCGCCACCGCCATTGTCTATGACCTTATTTACAAGCCTCGTCCTACCCTGCTTTTACAATTGGCGATGGCACGGGGACTGCAAACCTTCGATGGCCTTGCCATGCTTCTCCATCAAGGAGCCGCAGCCCTGGAGTACTGGATTGGCCAGCCCGCGCCCACTGCTATGATGGCCACTGCCCTTGAAGCGGCCCTAGGGATGGAGCAATAA
- a CDS encoding winged helix-turn-helix domain-containing protein — MLSTETVAEPPEASRIPLATLANILVIEDEDLIRETLVLALEEEGYHALVATDGYEALNLINNYLFTDSSAKDAEIHLIILDVILPGISGLDLCRFIRRQGCTVPILMISAKGSEIDRVVGLEIGADDYLAKPFGMREMLARCRALLRRAQTQQATVPLVLRFRDLCLYPQECRVTLRGEELNLSPKEYKLLELFMRHPRRVWPREQLLDQVWGPDFVGDSKTVDVHIRWLREKIETDPSRPHYILTVRGFGYRFG, encoded by the coding sequence ATGCTTTCTACCGAGACTGTTGCCGAACCGCCAGAGGCCTCTCGTATCCCCCTAGCTACCCTTGCCAACATATTAGTGATTGAAGACGAAGACCTAATTCGCGAGACCCTTGTGCTTGCTTTGGAGGAAGAGGGGTACCACGCCCTTGTGGCCACCGATGGTTATGAAGCCCTCAATCTCATAAATAACTATCTCTTCACGGACAGCTCAGCTAAAGATGCAGAGATACACCTCATCATCCTAGATGTAATTCTGCCGGGTATTAGTGGACTGGATCTATGCCGGTTCATTCGCCGTCAAGGTTGCACGGTTCCCATCCTCATGATCAGTGCCAAAGGGAGTGAAATCGATCGCGTGGTCGGCCTGGAAATTGGTGCAGATGACTACTTGGCTAAGCCCTTTGGCATGCGGGAGATGCTGGCCCGCTGCCGTGCCCTCTTACGGCGGGCACAAACTCAACAGGCTACGGTGCCACTGGTGCTGCGCTTTCGCGATCTCTGTCTCTATCCCCAAGAATGCCGCGTAACCCTGCGGGGCGAGGAGCTCAATCTCTCCCCCAAAGAATACAAACTGCTCGAGCTGTTTATGCGCCACCCCCGCCGCGTTTGGCCACGGGAGCAATTGCTCGATCAGGTGTGGGGGCCTGACTTTGTCGGCGACAGCAAAACGGTTGATGTCCACATCCGCTGGCTGCGGGAGAAAATTGAAACCGATCCCAGTCGTCCCCACTACATTCTTACGGTGCGGGGTTTTGGCTATCGCTTTGGTTGA
- the rph gene encoding ribonuclease PH codes for MGWQRPDGRQPQELRSHQFQRHFTQFALGSVLAQAGQTQVLCTVSCKEGVPKFLEGTGQGWLTAEYRMLPSATRPRQEREFLKLSGRTQEIQRLIGRSLRSALNLSLLGECTLIVDADVLQADAGTRSLAITGGYIALVDALNALLQQGVLSESPLCHQVAAVSVGLIDGEPYLDLSYAEDVAASVDFNVVMTASGQFIEVQGTAERGSFDRATLARLLDVASQGIQELIEIQQRVLATSHE; via the coding sequence ATGGGGTGGCAGCGACCCGATGGCCGTCAACCACAGGAGTTGCGATCGCACCAGTTTCAGCGGCACTTTACCCAATTTGCCTTAGGATCGGTGCTCGCCCAAGCGGGGCAAACGCAAGTGCTGTGTACCGTCAGTTGCAAGGAAGGTGTGCCCAAATTTTTAGAAGGCACGGGCCAAGGCTGGCTCACCGCCGAATACCGTATGCTACCGAGTGCAACGCGGCCACGGCAAGAGCGAGAATTCCTTAAACTCTCTGGGCGCACCCAAGAAATCCAACGCCTGATCGGTCGTAGCCTACGCTCGGCCTTGAACCTATCCCTATTGGGGGAGTGCACCCTAATTGTGGATGCCGATGTGCTCCAAGCTGATGCCGGCACGCGATCACTGGCGATTACAGGTGGCTACATTGCCCTTGTGGATGCCCTTAATGCCCTTCTGCAGCAAGGGGTACTCAGCGAATCTCCCCTGTGTCATCAAGTGGCAGCAGTCTCTGTGGGGCTGATTGATGGTGAACCCTATCTGGATTTGAGCTACGCTGAGGATGTGGCGGCCAGTGTGGACTTCAATGTGGTGATGACGGCCAGTGGTCAATTCATTGAGGTTCAAGGCACAGCGGAGAGGGGTTCCTTCGACCGGGCAACCCTCGCTCGCCTTCTCGATGTCGCCAGCCAAGGTATTCAAGAACTCATTGAGATTCAACAGCGCGTCTTAGCCACAAGCCATGAGTGA
- a CDS encoding glutaminase: MLRQLHPDLIQEWLEAAATEISKGEPLQRLPRVRSEAFALAVVTPEQQFTLGHSRLRFPLMSAIKPFLLLYALTLWQEQVWTWVGQRPSDYPYNSVLQLTLDQGWPRNPMINSGAIALASQLAHVGGATALQTWLNECAGTQLQVDQEVLGAVSRHPNWQNRTLAHFLVESGRIADAEVALEIYNQVCCFQGTVEEVGRLGLLLALPHAKVSDRHRQQVNVLMLTCGLYEDSPRYSLEIGLPMKSGVSGVILAIVPRQGAIACYSPPLDRSGNSLLGLYLLQRISRHLGLSPLG; the protein is encoded by the coding sequence ATGTTGCGGCAACTCCACCCTGACCTCATCCAAGAGTGGCTTGAGGCGGCTGCAACAGAAATTTCCAAAGGGGAACCACTGCAGCGCCTACCCAGGGTGAGGTCTGAGGCCTTTGCCTTGGCAGTGGTGACACCGGAGCAACAGTTTACCCTTGGGCATTCCCGTTTGCGCTTTCCCTTGATGAGTGCGATTAAGCCCTTTTTACTGCTGTATGCCTTGACGCTATGGCAGGAGCAGGTGTGGACGTGGGTAGGGCAGCGCCCCTCAGATTACCCCTATAACTCTGTGTTGCAGTTAACCCTCGATCAGGGGTGGCCGCGCAATCCCATGATCAATAGTGGGGCGATCGCCCTCGCTAGTCAGTTGGCTCATGTTGGTGGTGCCACGGCCCTTCAAACATGGCTCAATGAGTGTGCCGGTACGCAGTTGCAGGTGGACCAGGAGGTCCTAGGGGCAGTCTCTCGCCATCCCAACTGGCAAAATCGCACCCTTGCCCACTTTTTAGTGGAGTCTGGACGCATTGCCGATGCGGAGGTTGCCCTTGAGATCTACAATCAAGTGTGCTGTTTCCAAGGCACTGTTGAGGAAGTGGGTCGCTTGGGTCTCCTATTAGCACTGCCCCATGCCAAGGTGAGCGATCGCCACCGCCAGCAGGTGAATGTTTTGATGCTCACCTGTGGTCTTTACGAGGACTCTCCCCGCTATAGCCTAGAAATTGGCTTGCCGATGAAATCGGGGGTCAGCGGTGTAATTTTGGCCATTGTGCCGCGCCAGGGGGCGATCGCCTGCTATAGTCCCCCCCTCGACAGGAGTGGCAACTCCCTTTTGGGTCTATACCTGCTGCAGCGGATCAGCCGCCACCTTGGCCTCAGCCCCTTGGGCTAA
- a CDS encoding YifB family Mg chelatase-like AAA ATPase, with amino-acid sequence MLARVWSAAVLGIDAIPVGVEVDVSSGLPRMVVVGLPDAGVQEARERVRAAIRNAGFSFPMGQIVVNLTPADLRKEGPSFDLPISIGILAASGQVATDLLGDHLFVGELSLDGTLQPVAGVLAIALAAQTQGISGLVVPTANVTEAALVRGLKVYGCHTLAEVAAFLNNPSSRSPAAPSPCWASATSPQFTVDLKDVKGQYQARRALEIAAAGGHNLIFIGPPGSGKTMLARRLPTILPPLTFEEALEVTKIHSVAGLLKERGQLLQAPPFRSPHHSASGAALVGGGSYPRPGEISLAHRGVLFLDELTEFKRDVLELLRQPLEDGQVSIARARQSVVFPAQFTLVASTNPCPCGYYGDPVQPCTCSPRQREQYWAKLSGPLLDRIDLQVSVSRLKPEEITRQPLGEDSATVRQRVLAARSRAQQRFAEEPNLHCNAQMQSRHLRQWCALDEASIKLLERAIAQLGLSARATDRILKVARTIADLADCETITAAHVAEAIQYRTIDRLQ; translated from the coding sequence ATGCTGGCGCGGGTTTGGAGTGCTGCTGTTCTAGGAATTGACGCAATTCCCGTTGGCGTCGAAGTGGATGTTTCCAGCGGCTTACCCAGGATGGTGGTGGTAGGTCTGCCGGATGCTGGCGTTCAAGAGGCACGGGAGCGTGTTAGGGCAGCCATTCGCAACGCTGGTTTTAGCTTCCCAATGGGGCAAATTGTCGTCAATCTCACCCCCGCCGACTTACGTAAAGAAGGCCCCAGCTTTGATCTTCCCATTAGTATTGGCATCTTGGCCGCTTCAGGACAGGTGGCAACGGATTTACTCGGCGACCATCTTTTTGTCGGGGAACTGTCCCTCGATGGTACTTTGCAACCCGTGGCCGGGGTACTGGCGATCGCCCTGGCCGCCCAGACCCAAGGAATAAGCGGCCTAGTGGTGCCCACGGCCAATGTGACGGAAGCAGCGCTCGTGCGGGGACTAAAGGTCTATGGTTGCCACACTCTTGCCGAAGTCGCAGCCTTTTTGAATAACCCTAGCTCGCGATCGCCCGCGGCGCCCTCCCCCTGTTGGGCGTCGGCTACCTCCCCCCAATTTACCGTTGATCTCAAGGATGTTAAGGGGCAGTATCAGGCACGGCGTGCCCTAGAAATTGCGGCGGCGGGGGGGCACAATCTGATCTTTATCGGGCCACCGGGGAGTGGCAAAACAATGTTGGCGCGGCGGTTACCAACAATCTTGCCCCCCTTGACGTTTGAAGAGGCCCTTGAAGTCACGAAAATTCACTCCGTTGCTGGCTTGCTGAAAGAACGTGGGCAATTGCTCCAGGCGCCTCCCTTTCGTAGTCCTCACCATTCTGCCTCTGGTGCTGCCCTGGTGGGGGGTGGCAGTTACCCGCGGCCCGGGGAAATCTCCCTGGCTCACCGGGGGGTGCTCTTTCTCGACGAATTGACGGAATTCAAGCGGGATGTGTTGGAGCTGCTGCGGCAGCCCCTTGAGGATGGCCAAGTCAGCATTGCGCGCGCCCGCCAATCGGTGGTTTTTCCGGCTCAATTTACCTTAGTGGCCAGTACAAATCCCTGCCCCTGTGGCTACTATGGGGATCCGGTGCAACCCTGTACCTGCTCGCCGCGCCAGCGAGAACAGTATTGGGCAAAGCTCTCTGGTCCCCTGTTGGATCGCATTGATTTGCAAGTGAGTGTCAGCCGCCTCAAGCCAGAGGAAATCACCCGCCAACCCCTAGGGGAAGATTCAGCCACAGTACGGCAGCGAGTCTTGGCAGCGCGATCGCGAGCGCAACAGCGGTTTGCCGAGGAGCCCAACCTGCACTGCAATGCCCAAATGCAAAGTCGCCATCTGCGCCAGTGGTGTGCCTTGGATGAGGCTTCGATCAAGCTTCTCGAGAGGGCGATCGCCCAACTGGGGCTATCGGCGCGAGCCACAGACCGTATCCTAAAAGTAGCCCGTACCATTGCTGATCTGGCCGACTGTGAAACGATTACCGCTGCCCATGTGGCGGAAGCCATTCAATACCGCACGATTGATCGGCTGCAATAG